One genomic region from Nocardia vinacea encodes:
- the pucL gene encoding factor-independent urate hydroxylase: MELTGPIVLSDNRYGKAENRIVRIYRDQPRHEIRDVNVSTVLRGDFADAYITGDQSKVLPTDTQKQTAYAYAKKPGLQPIEDYACTLAAHFVDEIAPVDSARIEVEEYAWQRVTVDGSEHDHTWVRQGSEVRTATVTVSGKGDRQQAWVIGGVKDLVILKSTGSEFADFLTDDFTVLAPTRDRMLATSLVAQWRFAATTGVDWDAVYAGVRQRMVEVFATLHSKAMQQTLFEMGKAALEAFPVLAEIRLAAPNKHHFDFDLGRFGIENHGEVFHADDRPYGLIHATVQREDAPEAGPAWLP, translated from the coding sequence ATGGAGCTGACCGGGCCGATCGTGCTGTCCGACAACCGGTACGGAAAGGCGGAGAACCGCATCGTCCGGATCTATCGGGACCAGCCGCGTCACGAAATCCGCGATGTGAACGTATCCACAGTGCTGCGTGGCGATTTCGCCGATGCCTATATCACCGGTGACCAGTCGAAGGTGCTGCCCACCGATACCCAGAAGCAGACCGCCTACGCCTATGCGAAAAAGCCTGGGCTGCAACCGATCGAAGACTATGCGTGCACGCTCGCCGCGCATTTCGTAGACGAGATCGCGCCGGTCGACAGCGCGCGCATCGAGGTCGAGGAGTATGCCTGGCAGCGGGTCACCGTCGACGGCAGCGAGCACGATCACACCTGGGTGCGGCAAGGCTCCGAGGTGCGGACCGCGACGGTCACGGTGTCGGGCAAGGGCGACCGGCAGCAGGCCTGGGTCATCGGAGGGGTGAAGGATCTGGTGATCCTCAAGTCGACCGGCTCGGAATTCGCCGACTTCCTCACCGACGATTTCACCGTGCTCGCGCCGACGCGCGACCGGATGCTCGCGACCTCCCTGGTCGCGCAGTGGCGTTTCGCCGCCACGACCGGCGTGGACTGGGATGCGGTGTACGCGGGCGTCCGGCAGCGGATGGTCGAGGTCTTCGCGACGCTGCATTCGAAGGCTATGCAGCAGACGCTCTTCGAAATGGGCAAGGCCGCGCTCGAGGCCTTTCCGGTGCTCGCCGAAATCCGACTGGCCGCGCCGAACAAGCATCATTTCGACTTCGACCTCGGTCGATTCGGCATCGAGAACCACGGCGAGGTCTTTCACGCCGATGACCGGCCCTACGGACTCATCCATGCCACTGTGCAGCGGGAAGACGCCCCGGAAGCCGGGCCCGCATGGCTACCGTAG
- a CDS encoding molybdopterin cofactor-binding domain-containing protein, producing the protein MRFEVDGQSVQAEPRPGQCLRTLLREHGHFAVKKGCDAGDCGACTVQLDGIPVHSCIIPAYRAADRTITTASGLGTPEEPHPVQQRFVDSAAFQCGFCTAGMVVTAAGLGCGGPNTPDLEALPELMKGNLCRCTGYRTIADALGAASPSDPDTVSARGAEATAHLNPALAPSERATAGSESASARIPGIGDGPQISADASSAAPLSDPDAVSASGAGATACPSPSSRDGAQVDSDARHVSSDEATGRAGTGVGAPAGPRIVTGTEPFTFDVSPEDENAPPTAPLHIAVLPSPHPHARIVSIDTSAAENLPGVHAVLTYADAPDIAFSTARHELRVDDPDDTYVLDRTVRFIGQRVAAVVAESLDIARAGCRVIQVEYEILPAVFHPAEALLPDAPKLHGGKPDSARISDTERNLIAEINGEVGDVESGLAAAAQVVSGVWNSPRAQHVHLETHGGIGWLDANGRLVVRCSTQVPFLVRDELCQIFGLPRDRVRVFAKRVGGGFGAKQEMLAEDLIALAVLRTGRPVQYEFTRSDEFTSATCRHPMRVAITAGANADGLLTALSIDVLADAGAYGNHSAGVLFHGVGESIEVYRCANKRVEAKTVYTNNVPSGAFRGYGLGQIIFGVESAMDELARALDIDPFEFRRRNVIVPGDAFVGAEVGDSDLDFGSYGLDQCLDLAERALLRGNGICAPGPDWRVGTGMALAMIATIPPRGHRSEATVALLPDGRYELRVGTVEFGNGTTTVHAQLAATALNTDVRRTVIRQSDTDVVGYDTGAFGSTGITVAGKASYAAAVALREHILVRAAKLTGRAEAECVLVADGVRCGDRLIDATELLADGELSGHGEHAGSPRSVSFNVQAFRVAVQPDTGLVRILQSVQAADAGTVLNPVQCRGQVVGGAAQAIGTALYEDMRSAQGEVTTRTLRHYHIPQFVDLPHTEVYFAETADDLGPLGAKSMSESPYNPVAPALANAIRDAVGVRQTGLPMTADRIWRALQEGDQG; encoded by the coding sequence ATGAGATTCGAGGTCGACGGTCAGTCGGTGCAGGCCGAACCGCGCCCCGGCCAGTGTCTGCGCACATTATTGCGTGAGCACGGCCATTTCGCGGTGAAGAAAGGCTGCGATGCGGGCGATTGCGGTGCGTGCACCGTGCAACTCGACGGAATCCCCGTGCACTCGTGCATTATTCCCGCCTACCGTGCCGCCGACCGCACCATAACTACTGCCTCCGGTCTCGGCACCCCCGAAGAGCCGCATCCGGTCCAGCAACGTTTCGTGGACTCGGCCGCCTTCCAATGCGGCTTCTGCACCGCGGGCATGGTGGTTACCGCCGCAGGCCTCGGCTGCGGCGGCCCGAACACCCCGGATCTCGAGGCATTGCCGGAGCTCATGAAGGGAAACCTCTGCCGCTGCACCGGATATCGCACCATTGCCGATGCGCTGGGCGCGGCTTCCCCCTCGGACCCGGACACCGTCTCGGCGCGTGGTGCGGAGGCGACCGCACACCTGAACCCCGCTTTGGCCCCGAGTGAACGTGCGACTGCTGGGTCTGAATCGGCGAGCGCCCGAATCCCTGGCATTGGAGATGGGCCACAGATCAGCGCCGATGCCTCGAGCGCGGCTCCCCTGTCGGATCCCGATGCCGTCTCGGCGAGTGGTGCGGGCGCGACCGCATGTCCGAGCCCCAGCAGTAGGGATGGGGCGCAGGTCGACTCCGATGCTCGGCATGTCTCGTCGGACGAGGCCACTGGACGAGCGGGCACCGGCGTCGGCGCACCTGCCGGACCCCGAATTGTCACCGGCACAGAGCCCTTCACCTTCGACGTCAGCCCCGAGGACGAGAACGCACCTCCCACAGCCCCACTGCATATCGCGGTCCTGCCGAGCCCACACCCCCACGCGCGAATCGTATCCATCGACACCTCCGCCGCCGAAAACCTGCCGGGCGTGCATGCAGTGCTCACCTACGCAGACGCTCCAGATATCGCCTTCTCCACCGCGCGCCATGAACTTCGAGTCGACGATCCCGATGACACCTACGTGCTGGATCGCACGGTGCGATTTATCGGACAACGGGTCGCCGCCGTAGTGGCGGAGAGCCTGGATATTGCTCGTGCAGGTTGCCGAGTGATACAGGTCGAGTACGAAATCCTGCCAGCGGTATTCCATCCGGCCGAAGCATTGCTGCCGGATGCGCCGAAACTGCATGGTGGTAAACCGGATTCGGCTCGAATCTCCGATACGGAACGCAATCTGATCGCCGAGATCAACGGCGAAGTCGGTGACGTCGAGTCGGGTCTCGCCGCAGCGGCGCAGGTGGTCAGTGGTGTCTGGAATTCGCCGCGGGCCCAGCACGTACACCTGGAAACCCACGGCGGTATCGGCTGGTTGGACGCCAACGGCAGACTGGTCGTCCGCTGCAGCACGCAGGTCCCTTTCCTGGTGCGCGACGAACTGTGCCAGATATTCGGGCTACCGCGTGACCGGGTGCGCGTATTCGCTAAGCGCGTCGGTGGCGGATTCGGCGCCAAACAGGAAATGCTAGCCGAGGATCTGATAGCACTGGCAGTACTGCGTACCGGCCGCCCCGTACAATACGAATTCACCCGCTCCGACGAATTCACCAGCGCCACTTGCCGTCATCCGATGCGGGTCGCGATCACCGCGGGCGCGAATGCCGACGGCCTACTGACCGCACTGTCGATCGACGTGCTCGCCGATGCCGGGGCATATGGCAATCACAGTGCCGGCGTGCTGTTCCACGGCGTCGGCGAATCCATCGAGGTCTACCGGTGCGCCAATAAGCGCGTCGAGGCGAAGACGGTCTACACCAACAACGTTCCCTCGGGCGCATTCCGCGGCTACGGTCTCGGACAGATCATCTTCGGCGTCGAGTCGGCCATGGATGAACTGGCGCGCGCACTCGATATCGACCCGTTCGAATTCCGCCGCCGCAATGTCATCGTCCCCGGCGACGCGTTCGTCGGCGCGGAAGTGGGCGACAGCGATCTGGACTTCGGCAGCTACGGCCTCGATCAATGTCTCGATCTCGCCGAACGAGCCTTACTGCGCGGCAACGGGATTTGTGCCCCTGGCCCGGACTGGCGGGTGGGCACCGGGATGGCACTGGCCATGATTGCCACCATCCCACCGCGCGGCCACCGCTCCGAGGCGACCGTCGCCCTGCTCCCCGACGGCCGCTACGAACTCCGCGTAGGCACAGTCGAATTCGGCAATGGCACCACAACTGTGCACGCCCAACTCGCGGCGACGGCACTGAACACCGACGTGCGCCGCACAGTGATCCGCCAATCGGACACCGACGTCGTCGGCTACGACACCGGCGCCTTCGGGTCTACTGGCATCACCGTCGCGGGCAAGGCCTCCTACGCCGCGGCCGTGGCACTGCGTGAGCACATTCTGGTCCGGGCCGCCAAGCTGACCGGTCGCGCCGAAGCGGAGTGCGTCCTGGTGGCCGATGGCGTCCGCTGCGGCGATCGGCTGATCGACGCCACTGAACTCTTGGCCGACGGTGAGTTGTCCGGACACGGCGAACACGCGGGCAGCCCGCGCTCGGTCAGCTTCAATGTGCAGGCGTTCCGGGTCGCCGTGCAGCCCGACACCGGGTTGGTGCGCATCCTGCAATCGGTCCAGGCCGCCGACGCGGGCACGGTGCTCAACCCGGTGCAGTGCCGCGGTCAGGTGGTCGGCGGCGCCGCGCAGGCCATCGGCACCGCGCTCTACGAGGACATGCGCTCCGCGCAAGGCGAGGTAACCACACGGACGCTGCGGCATTATCACATCCCGCAGTTCGTCGATTTGCCGCACACCGAGGTCTACTTCGCCGAAACCGCCGATGACCTGGGCCCACTCGGCGCCAAGTCGATGAGCGAATCCCCGTACAACCCGGTCGCTCCTGCATTGGCGAACGCCATCCGCGATGCTGTCGGAGTACGACAGACCGGTTTGCCGATGACCGCGGACCGGATCTGGCGCGCCCTTCAGGAAGGAGACCAGGGGTGA
- the uraH gene encoding hydroxyisourate hydrolase has translation MSTIGTHVLDAVAGAPAAGIEVVLYRDTEVLGSGTTDDDGRIASLAVALPPGTYRLVFDTGPYFAGRRVESFYPEVAITFVVIEERHYHVPLLLSPFAFSTYRGS, from the coding sequence ATGAGCACGATCGGTACACATGTGCTCGATGCCGTCGCGGGTGCGCCTGCGGCCGGAATCGAGGTGGTGCTCTATCGGGACACCGAGGTGCTCGGTTCCGGAACCACTGATGACGACGGCCGGATCGCCTCGCTCGCTGTGGCATTGCCACCCGGCACATATCGGCTGGTATTCGATACCGGCCCTTACTTCGCCGGGCGCAGGGTCGAATCGTTCTATCCGGAGGTCGCCATCACGTTCGTCGTCATCGAGGAGCGGCATTATCACGTCCCATTGCTGTTGTCGCCCTTCGCCTTTTCCACCTACCGAGGGAGCTGA
- a CDS encoding 8-oxoguanine deaminase produces MTTTTVIDGCAVATVDPNGTEYRRGYVTVQGNRITAVGAGDAPDVGADVHRIDGRGCLLTPGLVNTHHHLYQWVTRGLAADNTLFEWLTTLYPIWAGIDEESVRVAATGALTALARTGCTTSTDHHYVFPRAGGDLLGAEIAAAAEVGLRFHPTRGSMDLGQSSGGLPPDEVVETLDAILTASADAVARWHDPSFDSMLRIALAPCSPFSVTTELLRESAVLARDLGVRLHTHLAETIDEADFCADKFGCTPAQYMERLGWLGSDVWYAHGIHLDDAAIGTMAKTGTGVAHCPTSNARIGAGTARTADLVSAGVPVGLGVDGAASNESSSMIEEPRNALLYARAKGGPRAISTRKALELATIGGARVLGREAEIGSIEPGKLADLALWRLDTPAHAGIDDPVTALILGSAPPLAALIVNGRTVVRDGEVRTVDEEKVGGEVARAQAALVAKAG; encoded by the coding sequence ATGACGACAACGACGGTCATCGACGGGTGCGCCGTGGCGACCGTCGATCCGAACGGCACCGAATACCGTCGCGGGTATGTGACGGTGCAGGGCAACCGGATCACCGCGGTCGGTGCGGGCGATGCGCCCGATGTCGGCGCGGATGTGCACCGCATCGATGGCCGTGGCTGCCTGCTCACGCCCGGACTGGTGAACACCCATCACCATCTCTACCAGTGGGTCACCCGGGGTCTGGCCGCGGATAACACGCTGTTCGAATGGCTCACCACGCTCTACCCGATCTGGGCGGGCATCGATGAAGAGTCGGTTCGCGTCGCCGCGACCGGCGCGCTCACCGCGCTGGCCCGCACCGGCTGCACCACGTCCACCGACCATCACTACGTATTCCCGCGCGCGGGTGGTGACCTGCTCGGCGCGGAGATCGCCGCGGCCGCCGAGGTGGGGTTGCGATTCCATCCGACGCGCGGCTCGATGGATCTCGGGCAGAGTTCGGGTGGGCTGCCGCCCGACGAGGTGGTGGAGACCCTGGATGCCATTCTCACCGCGAGCGCGGATGCCGTTGCACGCTGGCATGATCCGTCATTCGATTCGATGCTGCGGATCGCACTCGCGCCATGTTCGCCGTTCTCGGTGACGACCGAGTTGCTGCGCGAATCCGCCGTGCTGGCACGCGATCTCGGTGTACGCCTGCATACCCATCTAGCGGAGACGATCGATGAAGCGGACTTCTGTGCGGACAAATTCGGCTGTACACCCGCCCAGTACATGGAGCGGCTCGGCTGGCTCGGCTCGGATGTCTGGTACGCGCACGGCATCCATCTGGACGACGCTGCCATCGGCACGATGGCGAAAACCGGTACCGGAGTGGCGCATTGCCCCACTTCGAATGCTCGGATCGGGGCGGGTACGGCGCGCACGGCCGATCTGGTCTCCGCCGGTGTGCCGGTGGGGCTCGGCGTGGACGGCGCCGCCAGCAATGAATCCAGTTCGATGATCGAGGAGCCGCGTAATGCTCTGCTCTACGCAAGAGCCAAGGGTGGGCCGCGCGCAATCAGTACTCGAAAAGCCTTGGAGTTGGCCACGATCGGCGGCGCACGGGTGCTGGGGCGGGAAGCCGAAATCGGGTCGATCGAACCGGGCAAACTCGCCGATCTCGCTTTGTGGCGGCTCGATACGCCCGCACACGCGGGCATCGATGACCCGGTTACCGCATTGATTCTCGGCTCGGCCCCGCCGCTGGCGGCGTTGATCGTCAACGGGCGCACGGTCGTTCGCGATGGCGAGGTGCGCACTGTCGACGAGGAGAAGGTCGGCGGCGAGGTCGCACGGGCACAGGCGGCGCTGGTAGCGAAGGCGGGCTGA
- a CDS encoding DUF6986 family protein codes for MLDTVDAELRTRYPGPDGRVQPIHTAYVPADRATAATPAEWGATAIELLDRHHDLLAGIDRTAALPTVRSQLAQRPIQDLRIDFEDGYGFRADAEEDEAATDAGAALAEWAKQPGGPTSLGIRMKGLAGTERNRALRTLELVLDAAGGVPPGFVFTVPKIRAAEQASALVALCDGLERGSGLAAGTLRFELQIESPQAIIAADGSAPIAKMLSVSEGRCSALHFGTYDYTAACGIAAPDQALDHPAADYAKSVMQVAAAQTGVWVCDGSTQIVPDRDPESALRNHHRLVGRALRLGYYQGWDMHPGHLITRWLATYEFFRRAIDVAVPRLVAYLDRRSGGVMDEPATAEALAATVLRGVNCGARTADELRALAPVLTPEVLRALVARAPIPQETL; via the coding sequence ATGCTCGACACGGTCGACGCCGAGTTGCGGACCCGGTACCCGGGCCCCGACGGCCGGGTCCAGCCGATCCACACTGCCTACGTCCCGGCCGACCGGGCCACTGCCGCGACCCCCGCCGAATGGGGTGCGACGGCGATCGAGCTACTCGATCGCCACCACGACCTGCTCGCCGGAATCGACCGCACCGCCGCGCTGCCCACCGTGCGCAGCCAACTCGCGCAGCGGCCGATCCAGGATCTGCGCATCGACTTCGAAGACGGTTACGGCTTCCGCGCCGACGCCGAGGAGGACGAGGCCGCCACCGATGCGGGCGCGGCACTCGCCGAGTGGGCGAAGCAACCCGGTGGGCCGACCAGCCTCGGCATCCGGATGAAGGGTCTGGCGGGCACCGAACGCAATCGCGCTCTGCGCACCCTCGAGCTGGTCCTGGATGCCGCGGGCGGTGTGCCACCGGGTTTCGTCTTCACGGTCCCGAAGATCCGTGCGGCGGAACAGGCTTCGGCGTTGGTCGCCCTGTGTGACGGACTCGAACGCGGATCCGGACTCGCTGCGGGCACCCTGCGATTCGAACTGCAGATCGAGAGCCCGCAGGCGATTATCGCCGCCGACGGCAGCGCGCCGATCGCCAAAATGCTCAGTGTGTCCGAAGGTCGTTGCAGTGCTTTGCATTTCGGCACCTATGACTACACGGCCGCGTGCGGTATCGCCGCGCCTGATCAGGCGCTCGACCATCCGGCTGCGGACTACGCGAAGTCGGTCATGCAGGTGGCCGCTGCCCAAACCGGGGTGTGGGTCTGTGACGGCTCCACTCAGATCGTGCCGGACCGCGATCCGGAATCCGCACTGCGCAACCATCATCGGCTCGTCGGCCGGGCGCTGCGCCTCGGTTACTACCAGGGCTGGGATATGCATCCGGGACACCTGATCACCCGCTGGCTGGCCACCTACGAATTCTTCCGTCGCGCCATCGACGTCGCGGTACCCCGTCTGGTCGCCTATCTCGACCGGCGCTCCGGCGGCGTCATGGACGAGCCCGCCACCGCGGAAGCCTTGGCGGCCACCGTCTTACGCGGCGTGAACTGCGGCGCACGCACCGCCGATGAACTGCGTGCGCTCGCGCCGGTACTGACTCCCGAGGTGCTGCGTGCGCTCGTTGCGCGCGCGCCGATTCCGCAGGAGACGCTGTGA
- a CDS encoding FAD binding domain-containing protein translates to MDLDTIRDVVVARGRADLAVVGGGCAVLAGGTFLFSEPQEELERLVDITGLGWTALTVTGEGLEIAATCTLAELAGAGVGRELGVEMLRAEWPGTALFALACRALVASHKIWRTATVGGNVCLSLPAGAVLAALVALDGVALVWSPDGSDRRIPLREFVLGPGHNVLGSGEVLRSITVPTRSLRARTVFRKIALAPLGRSGAVVMGRREVDGHCALTISAATTRPIVLDFDGVPGDAEVRGAMAAIDPTLWFDDPHGATDWRCHVAGVLAREVAAELRTEVGDGQ, encoded by the coding sequence GTGGATCTGGACACGATTCGGGATGTGGTTGTGGCGCGGGGGCGGGCCGACCTGGCTGTTGTGGGCGGGGGTTGTGCGGTGCTCGCCGGGGGGACGTTCTTGTTCTCGGAGCCGCAGGAGGAGTTGGAGCGGCTGGTCGATATCACGGGGCTCGGGTGGACCGCGTTGACTGTGACGGGGGAGGGGTTGGAGATCGCGGCTACCTGCACATTGGCGGAGTTGGCGGGGGCTGGGGTGGGGCGGGAGTTGGGGGTGGAGATGCTGCGGGCGGAGTGGCCGGGGACGGCGTTGTTCGCCCTGGCGTGTAGGGCGTTGGTGGCGTCGCACAAGATATGGCGGACGGCGACGGTGGGTGGGAATGTGTGCCTGTCGTTGCCCGCCGGGGCGGTGTTGGCGGCGTTGGTGGCGTTGGACGGTGTCGCGCTGGTGTGGTCGCCGGATGGTTCCGATCGGCGGATTCCGTTGCGGGAGTTCGTACTCGGGCCGGGACATAATGTGCTCGGCTCGGGTGAGGTGTTGCGGTCGATTACCGTTCCGACTCGAAGTCTGCGCGCGCGCACTGTCTTCCGGAAGATCGCGCTGGCTCCGCTCGGGCGCTCCGGTGCGGTGGTGATGGGTCGGCGCGAGGTGGACGGCCACTGCGCGCTGACCATATCCGCCGCGACGACCCGGCCGATTGTGCTGGATTTCGATGGGGTGCCCGGCGATGCCGAGGTGCGGGGTGCGATGGCCGCCATCGACCCGACGCTCTGGTTCGACGATCCGCACGGAGCGACGGACTGGCGTTGCCATGTCGCCGGTGTGCTTGCTCGCGAGGTCGCGGCCGAGCTACGCACCGAAGTCGGTGATGGGCAATGA
- the uraD gene encoding 2-oxo-4-hydroxy-4-carboxy-5-ureidoimidazoline decarboxylase, which produces MTPDGLGLAEFNALSEAEANAALLVCCSAPEWARALVAGRPYAHIDAVFDTADAVLAELSEAQIDRALDGHPRIGARPDTAESAREQAGVAGAEDAVRAGLVEGNLAYEEKFGHIYLVCATGKSGDELLELLTARLGNDPETERRVMRTELAKINRIRLARLLVGAAE; this is translated from the coding sequence ATGACACCCGACGGGTTGGGCCTCGCGGAATTCAACGCATTGTCCGAAGCGGAGGCGAATGCGGCCTTGCTCGTGTGTTGCTCTGCGCCGGAATGGGCTCGTGCGCTGGTCGCCGGGCGGCCGTACGCGCATATCGATGCCGTATTCGATACGGCCGATGCGGTGCTGGCCGAATTGTCCGAGGCGCAGATCGATCGCGCACTCGACGGACACCCGCGCATCGGCGCCCGGCCCGATACCGCGGAATCGGCGCGCGAGCAGGCCGGCGTGGCCGGGGCGGAGGATGCGGTGCGGGCGGGGCTGGTCGAGGGCAATCTGGCCTATGAGGAGAAGTTCGGCCATATCTATCTGGTGTGTGCGACCGGTAAGTCCGGGGACGAGCTGCTGGAATTGCTCACCGCCCGGCTCGGAAATGATCCGGAGACCGAAAGGCGGGTTATGCGAACGGAATTAGCGAAGATCAATCGGATTCGGTTGGCGCGGCTGTTGGTCGGTGCTGCCGAATGA
- the alc gene encoding allantoicase, whose translation MSSDAIGDDGRATDGRDAVDFTLLPDLAVRQLGGSVIWANDEFFAEKENLINPGPSEYRPSTFGHKGQIYDGWETRRHRGRPGDDSAIVRLGVPGVIHGIVVDTAWFKGNYPPAVSVSALEIDGYPPAETIAEHDDWVPLIDRAPVTGDSRNPFAIENENRWTHVKLTMHPDGGVARLRVHGEGRPDPELLGLGPLDLAALENGALVLDCSNRFYSSPNQLLYPGLARKMGDGWETARRRDDSNDWVHIRLAGPGLIRLAEIDTSYFLGNSPGSARLTGRTTDGTELELLPRTELLPDTRHRFAIAPMAASVEEVRLDIYPDGGLARLRLYGELGG comes from the coding sequence GTGAGTAGCGATGCCATCGGTGATGATGGTCGGGCGACGGATGGGCGCGACGCCGTGGACTTCACACTGCTGCCGGATCTGGCGGTCCGACAGCTCGGTGGATCGGTCATCTGGGCCAATGACGAATTCTTCGCGGAGAAGGAGAATTTGATCAATCCCGGTCCGTCGGAATACCGACCGTCGACCTTCGGGCACAAGGGCCAGATCTATGACGGCTGGGAAACCCGCAGGCACCGCGGCCGCCCCGGTGACGACTCGGCCATCGTGCGCCTGGGCGTGCCCGGCGTGATCCACGGCATCGTGGTGGATACCGCCTGGTTCAAGGGTAACTATCCGCCTGCGGTGTCGGTTTCCGCACTCGAGATCGACGGCTATCCGCCCGCGGAAACCATTGCCGAGCACGACGATTGGGTGCCGCTGATCGACCGCGCCCCGGTAACCGGCGACAGCCGCAATCCGTTCGCGATCGAGAACGAAAACCGTTGGACCCATGTGAAACTCACCATGCACCCGGACGGCGGCGTCGCCCGGCTGCGGGTACACGGCGAGGGCAGGCCCGACCCTGAGCTGCTCGGTCTCGGCCCGCTGGACCTGGCCGCACTGGAAAACGGCGCCCTGGTCCTCGACTGCTCCAACCGCTTCTACAGTTCGCCGAACCAGCTGCTCTACCCCGGCCTGGCACGAAAAATGGGCGACGGCTGGGAAACCGCCCGCCGCCGCGACGACAGCAACGACTGGGTGCACATCCGACTGGCCGGCCCCGGCCTCATCCGCCTCGCCGAGATCGATACGTCGTACTTCCTCGGCAATAGCCCCGGTTCGGCCCGGCTCACCGGCCGCACCACCGACGGCACCGAACTCGAATTGCTCCCGCGCACCGAACTGCTGCCAGATACCAGGCACCGCTTCGCGATCGCGCCGATGGCGGCCTCGGTCGAGGAGGTCCGCCTGGATATCTACCCCGACGGCGGACTCGCGCGACTGCGCCTCTACGGCGAACTCGGGGGCTGA
- a CDS encoding nucleotidyltransferase family protein: protein MAASPEPVCAGIVLAAGAGTRYGMPKALAEGGAWLRSAVAALRDGGCDPVIVVLGATGPATDAVDLPEGVDHVWAADWATGLGASLRAGLRAVAHTPAEYVAIMLVDTPDVGADVVGRVVAAAFAAPTGLARAVFHTTPGHPVVMSDKHWTSVYQAADRDSGGRTYLAGNKDMVCVTCDDLATGDDRDFPATPHA, encoded by the coding sequence ATGGCTGCATCACCCGAACCGGTCTGCGCGGGCATCGTCTTGGCCGCCGGCGCCGGCACGCGCTACGGGATGCCCAAGGCATTGGCCGAGGGCGGCGCCTGGCTGCGGTCGGCGGTGGCGGCACTGCGCGACGGCGGCTGTGATCCGGTGATCGTGGTGCTCGGCGCGACCGGACCAGCGACGGACGCGGTCGACTTACCCGAGGGTGTCGATCATGTGTGGGCGGCGGACTGGGCGACCGGACTCGGGGCCTCGCTGCGGGCGGGTTTGCGAGCCGTCGCGCACACCCCCGCCGAGTACGTCGCGATCATGCTGGTGGATACCCCCGATGTCGGGGCCGATGTGGTCGGCCGGGTGGTCGCCGCGGCCTTCGCGGCACCCACCGGCCTGGCGAGGGCTGTGTTCCACACCACACCCGGGCATCCCGTTGTGATGTCCGACAAGCACTGGACCTCGGTGTATCAAGCAGCCGATAGAGATTCCGGCGGGCGCACCTATTTAGCCGGTAATAAGGATATGGTGTGCGTCACGTGCGACGATTTGGCGACAGGCGATGATCGTGACTTCCCGGCCACGCCGCACGCGTGA